Proteins encoded in a region of the Ziziphus jujuba cultivar Dongzao chromosome 3, ASM3175591v1 genome:
- the LOC107421887 gene encoding calmodulin-interacting protein 111, with amino-acid sequence MPSKAKKHSKTPTTPSSSSARHSNYESPRTPSSSSSGGLNVEATEMDFLCSLEEASKKYPSLIGKSAFVGQLTAVDDADHASKGFKIWLSEPSMVASSFTPGSVVSVSLPSLNSKLSHTFPLSSLADECARHFGIDPGDQFADEAGNYFALARIFPSSKVAKNQVTLSANLSNTMGCPTAGRVVFVYPAQSQLLAGLVSKGEKSNSSKVNHLLMSDCNEIVLELIHSKNRLGRSRTSMNISLEKSYEHSENEVPASPRTPLNQSNFCPLNSSAGEDPAVNLTNSDGSSIDSLNIMEVLADENSRRLLQICATTWLHSCCLLRGNIVTVPMLSHLYNFHVMDAKRFFVDGTYDLTNGSKDCSEVLDHANEAFLVKRETKMSICLPSKLASRNPKRPVDIECSDAEANTGGTISNLGGLSKEYLLLKKIIVSSSTDILSRFGLRPTKGVLLHGPPGTGKTCLARLCAHDAGVKLFSVNGSEIVSQYYGESEQSLHKVFDSARQAAPAVVFIDELDAIAPARKDGNEELSQRMVATLLDLMDGICRTEGLLVIAATNRPDTIEPALRRPGRLDREIEIGVPSPTQRLDILKSLLGGMDHTLLEMQVQHLARVTHGFVGADLAALCNEAVFICLNRYAGSRHSYVHGTPFAYEECSDAVTESNHLKVTRNILRDYPDSEALPVSHLAQNLSFLHLQETMSYNIQDVRNGIEEDYMLKVTFEDFEKARMRVRPSAMREVILEVPKVNWEDVGGQMEVKNQLMEVVEWPQKHQDAFNRIGTRPPTGVLLFGPPGCSKTLIARAVASKAGLNFLAVKGPELFSKWVGESEKAVRSLFAKARANAPSIIFFDEIDGLAAIRGKESDGVSVSDRVISQLLVELDGLHQRVNVTVIAATNRPDKIDPALLRQGRFDRLLYVGPPNESDREEIFCIHLRKTPCNPDVSVKDLACLTEGYTGADISLICREAALAALEENFNASEIRMQHLKTAVSQVQPSEIQSYQMVSAKFQRHVNCSGKEEK; translated from the exons ATGCCTTCAAAGGCGAAGAAACACTCAAAGACTCCGACgactccatcatcatcatcagcaaGGCATTCGAATTATGAATCACCTCGGACTCCATCATCGTCCTCATCAGGTGGTCTAAATGTCGAAGCTACTGAAATGGATTTTCTCTGCTCTCTGGAAGAAGCTTCTAAAAAATACCCTTCATTGATTGGGAAATCCGCTTTCGTTGGCCAACTCACCGCTGTTGATGATGCTGATCATGCTTCTAAAGGATTCAAAATTTGGCTTTCTGAGCCTTCCATGGTCGCCTCTTCCTTCACTCCTGGTTCTGTTGTCTCG GTGTCCCTTCCTTCTTTGAATAGTAAACTTTCACATACATTCCCTCTCAGCTCATTAGCAGATGAATGTGCTAGACATTTTGGAATTGATCCAGGTGACCAGTTCGCTGATGAAGCGGGGAATTACTTTGCTCTTGCAAGAATTTTTCCTTCTAGTAAG GTTGCAAAGAATCAAGTGACATTGTCTGCTAACCTTTCAAACACAATGGGATGTCCTACAGCTGGTAGAGTTGTGTTTGTGTACCCTGCACAAAGTCAATTGCTAGCTGGTCTTGTAAGCAAAGGTGAAAAATCAAATAGCTCTAAAGTCAATCATCTCTTGATGTCTGACTGCAATGAAATAGTTTTAGAGCTGATTCACTCTAAGAATAGATTAGGCAGGAGCAGAACTTCCATGAACATTTCCTTGGAAAAGTCTTATGAACATTCTGAAAATGAGGTGCCTGCATCCCCAAGGACACCATTGAATCAGTCAAATTTTTGTCCGTTAAATTCATCTGCAGGTGAAGATCCTGCAGTAAATTTAACCAATTCAGATGGCTCATCTATTGATTCTTTAAATATTATGGAAGTGCTGGCGGATGAAAATTCTAGAAGGCTTCTGCAGATATGTGCTACTACTTGGCTGCATTCTTGTTGTTTACTTCGTGGAAATATTGTGACGGTTCCAATGCTTTCGCACCTTTATAATTTTCATGTGATGGATGCTAAAAGGTTTTTTGTAGATGGTACTTATGATTTGACAAATGGAAGTAAGGATTGCTCTGAAGTTCTAGATCACGCAAATGAGGCTTTTTTGGTAAAACGTGAAACAAAAATGTCTATATGTTTACCATCAAAATTGGCCTCACGAAATCCAAAAAGACCGGTTGACATTGAATGTAGTGATGCTGAAGCTAATACAGGAGGTACTATTTCAAATTTGGGTGGTCTTTCAAAAGAATATTTacttttgaagaaaattatagTTTCCTCATCAACAGACATTTTGTCAAG ATTTGGTTTACGACCTACAAAGGGAGTGCTTCTTCACGGCCCACCTGGCACAGGAAAGACGTGTTTGGCTCGTCTATGTGCTCATGACGCTGGTGTTAAACTTTTCTCTGTAAACGGATCTGAGATTGTTAGTCAATATTATGGTGAAAGTGAGCAATCTTTGCATAAAGTGTTTGATTCAGCTCGCCAAGCTGCACCTGCTGTG GTTTTCATTGATGAGTTGGATGCCATAGCACCTGCAAGGAAAGATGGGAATGAAGAGCTATCTCAGAGAATGGTTGCTACATTGTTAGATTTGATGGATGGGATTTGTAGAACTGAAGGACTACTTGTAATTGCTGCCACCAACAGGCCTGATACCATTGAGCCTGCACTCAGACGACCTGGAAGGCTTGACAGGGAAATTGAAATAG GTGTGCCATCTCCCACTCAACGATTAGATATATTGAAATCTCTTCTTGGTGGAATGGACCACACACTTTTGGAAATGCAAGTTCAACACCTTGCTAGGGTTACACATGGTTTTGTTGGTGCTGATTTAGCTGCACTTTGCAATGAGGCAGTCTTCATTTGTCTTAATCGTTATGCCGGGTCTAGACATTCCTATGTGCATGGAACACCTTTTGCGTATGAAGAATGTTCTGATGCTGTGACAGAATCTAATCACTTAAAAGTTACACGAAACATCTTGAGAGACTACCCAGATTCTGAAGCATTGCCAGTGTCACATTTGGCACAAAATCTTTCATTTTTGCATCTCCAGGAGACAATGTCATATAATATACAAGATGTTCGGAATGGCATTGAAGAAGATTACATGCTAAAAGTGACTTTTGAAGATTTTGAAAAGGCAAGGATGAGAGTGAGGCCCAGTGCCATGCGAGAG GTAATACTTGAGGTTCCAAAGGTTAATTGGGAAGATGTTGGTGGCCAGATGGAggttaaaaatcaattaatggaAGTTGTAGAATGGCCTCAAAAACACCAGGATGCATTCAACCGAATAGGGACTCGGCCCCCAACAGGGGTCTTGTTGTTTGGTCCTCCTGGTTGCAGCAAAACCCTCATTGCTCGAGCAGTGGCTTCTAAAGCAGGACTGAATTTCCTTGCTGTTAAGGGTCCAGAACTTTTTAGTAAGTGGGTTGGTGAATCTGAGAAGGCTGTTAGATCTCTGTTTGCAAAGGCAAGAGCCAATGCTCCATCAATCatattttttgatgaaattgATGGTCTTGCTGCCATTAGAGGGAAGGAAAGTGATGGGGTTTCAGTATCCGATAGAGTCATAAGCCAACTTCTTGTTGAATTGGATG GTTTGCATCAAAGAGTGAATGTTACTGTTATTGCGGCAACAAATCGGCCTGACAAGATCGACCCTGCCCTCCTAAGACAAG GTCGCTTTGACCGGCTGCTGTATGTGGGACCTCCAAATGAGAGTGACCGGGAAGAAATATTTTGTATCCATTTGCGCAAGACTCCATGCAATCCTGATGTCAGCGTTAAGGATCTTGCTTGTCTCACAGAAGGCTATACTGGGGCTGATATATCATTAATCTGCCGGGAAGCAGCTCTTGCAGCTTTGGAG GAGAATTTTAATGCTTCGGAAATAAGGATGCAACATTTGAAGACTGCTGTTAGTCAAGTTCAGCCATCAGAAATTCAGTCTTATCAAATGGTATCAGCAAAATTTCAGAGGCATGTTAATTGTAGTGGAAAAGAAGAGAAATAG
- the LOC107421873 gene encoding putative disease resistance RPP13-like protein 3: MADTIVSFLLHNLAHYLTQEAYLLHGVEDEVKSLQEEFTMIDAFLKNSEAEQIEYYEVQELVDQIREFSQEAEVALDAYIANQIEQRRTKSLTKVLHGYVHANTLRHVANKIRSLKKIITQIYENKNRYGIQQAESSPVDLEADRTPHRRRWKINVDDEDDVVGFIQDRTTLIKHLTEGDSGLGVISIFGMGGLGKTTLASKIYNDVRVKNHFQCQAWVYVSQEYRSRDLLFGILRCLMSISKEMYKMSEEELKMKLRSFLREKRYFVVMDDLWTTNVWDEVSEFFPNSYNGSRILITSRVKEVALSSSSQTPPYSLSYLDNKTSFELFSKKVFQGENCPPHLETLAMKIVESCKGLPLSIVVLGGLLANKEKSYETWSKLIGNINFNYSQKTRYLDILALSYNHLPRKLKSCFLHLSLFPTDFEIWASDLIKLWVAEGIIQEIDERNVEDVAEEYLEELIDRSLVQVASRRTDGGVKTCYVHDLVRDLSVFESARENFLEIHSEANPSSISKARRLSIQGNTCKNIFIDPRHPSLARSLLLFGEGNDFDKKNWKWICKNLKFIRVLYLEKVFVKSIPKSIGKLIFLRYLRIWSETLLKIQAIPASICNLPYLEIMDINGHVEECLPMGIWKMKQLRYLKFSGGISFPETPISMDDVLMNLQLLSYLLVDVKTSYLMAFSRVPNMRKLHVKYNFLKPMNEFEVAELLQSLENLKQLQKLKLFDIPKSEPRPNLFPPTLTKITFLRSYLNSTHFRILGKLPNLQFLKLKGKFFGFNMLHPLCCVAGEFPSLQVFQMIDLEIERWEIESGSMPTLERLVIFECYKLRNLSEVLWSLPALRLVEVSRMSESFMKMIKELKMKNECKLLIDSNPQNI, from the coding sequence atgGCTGACACCATAGTAAGTTTTCTATTGCATAACTTGGCTCACTATCTCACTCAAGAAGCATATTTGCTTCATGGAGTTGAAGATGAAGTGAAGTCGCTTCAAGAAGAGTTCACCATGATCGATGCTTTCCTTAAAAATTCTGAAGCTGAACAAATTGAATACTATGAAGTCCAAGAGCTAGTCGACCAAATCAGAGAATTTTCTCAGGAAGCAGAGGTTGCTCTTGATGCATATATAGCTAACCAAATAGAGCAAAGAAGAACAAAATCTCTTACAAAGGTGTTGCATGGATATGTCCATGCAAACACACTTCGTCACGTGGCGAACAAGATAAGAAGCCTGAAGAAGATCATCACTCAGATTTACGAGAACAAAAATAGATATGGCATTCAACAAGCTGAATCTAGTCCTGTTGATTTGGAGGCAGATCGAACACCTCACAGAAGAAGGTGGAAAATTAACGtcgatgatgaagatgatgttgTTGGATTTATACAAGACAGGACAACATTGATAAAGCATCTAACAGAAGGAGATTCTGGACTTGGCGTCATTTCAATTTTCGGTATGGGTGGCTTGGGAAAAACAACTCTTGCTTCGAAAATCTACAACGATGTTCGTGTCAAGAATCATTTTCAATGCCAAGCATGGGTTTATGTTTCTCAAGAATACAGAAGCAGAGACTTGTTGTTTGGTATCTTAAGGTGTCTGATGTCAATATCGAAGGAAATGTATAAAATGTCAGAAGAagaattgaaaatgaaattgcGTTCGTTTCTTCGCGAAAAGAGGTATTTTGTTGTTATGGATGATTTATGGACAACCAATGTTTGGGATGAGGTGAGTGAATTTTTTCCTAATTCTTACAACGGAAGTAGAATATTAATCACTAGCCGTGTAAAAGAAGTTGCTTTGTCTTCTAGCAGCCAAACACCTCCTTATTCTCTATCATATCTTGACAACAAAACAAGTTTTGAACTCttttccaagaaagtatttcaagGAGAAAATTGTCCACCACATTTGGAAACTCTTGCAATGAAAATTGTAGAGAGTTGTAAAGGATTGCCACTTTCTATAGTTGTACTTGGAGGTCTCCttgcaaataaagaaaaatcataTGAAACATGGTCTAAATTGATTGGTAATATCAATTTCAATTATTCTCAGAAAACAAGGTACTTGGACATCTTGGCACTAAGTTACAACCACTTGCCTAGAAAGTTAAAATCATGTTTTCTGCATCTTAGTTTGTTCCCAACAGATTTTGAAATCTGGGCAAGTGATCTAATCAAATTATGGGTTGCTGAAGGGATTATACAGGAAATTGATGAAAGGAATGTGGAAGATGTTGCAGAAGAATACTTGGAAGAACTTATAGATCGAAGTTTGGTCCAAGTAGCAAGTAGAAGGACAGATGGAGGTGTGAAGACATGTTATGTCCATGATCTAGTTCGAGACCTTTCCGTATTCGAGAGTGCTAGGGAGAATTTTCTTGAGATCCATTCAGAAGCTAACCCTTCATCTATAAGCAAAGCAAGAAGACTTTCAATCCAAGGGAACACTtgcaaaaacattttcatagaCCCTCGTCATCCATCTCTTGCCCGTTCTTTGCTTCTTTTTGGCGAAGGAAATGACTTTGACAAGAAGAATTGGAAATGGATTTGCAAAAACTTGAAGTTCATCCGGGTTTTGTACCTTGAAAAAGTGTTTGTAAAGTCAATTCCTAAGAGCATAGGAAAGCTGATTTTTCTAAGGTACTTAAGGATATGGAGTGAAACACTCttaaaaattcaagcaattccAGCTTCAATATGCAATCTTCCGTACCTAGAAATTATGGACATAAACGGTCATGTAGAGGAGTGTTTGCCGATGGGAATTTGGAAGATGAAACAATTGAGATATCTAAAATTTTCTGGCGGaatttctttccctgaaactcCAATATCAATGGATGACGTTTTGATGAACCTCCAATTACTTTCTTACCTACTTGTTGATGTGAAAACTTCATATCTCATGGCTTTTTCTAGAGTTCCAAACATGAGGAAGCTGCATGTTAAGTACAATTTTTTAAAGCCTATGAACGAATTTGAGGTAGCAGAACTATTGCAAAGCTTGGAGAATCTAAAACAGctacaaaaattgaaacttttcgATATCCCAAAATCTGAGCCTCGTCCAAATTTGTTCCCACCAACACTCACCAAAATAACCTTCCTGAGATCCTACTTGAACTCAACCCACTTCAGAATCCTTGGAAAACTTCCAAACCTCCAGTTCCTCAAGTTAAAAGGTAAGTTTTTCGGTTTCAATATGCTTCACCCTCTCTGTTGTGTTGCAGGGGAGTTTCCTAGTCTCCAAGTCTTCCAAATGATCGATTTGGAAATTGAAAGGTGGGAAATAGAAAGCGGATCAATGCCGACTCTTGAGCGTTTGGTCATTTTTGAGTGCTATAAATTAAGAAATCTGTCAGAAGTGCTCTGGTCCTTGCCTGCATTGAGACTTGTGGAGGTGTCAAGGATGTCAGAAAGCTTTATGAAGATGATCAAGGAATTGAAAATGAAGAATGAATGTAAGCTCCTAATTGACTCTAACCCACAAAATATATGA